CTACTAGGTCACCATGGGAAACAAGTCCGCTGTTCACACTTTCTTCTACTGCGACTGCAAGCATTTCGTCTGTTGTTTCTGCTTTCTGGCCAAGTTGTGGATATACTCCCCAGACAAGAGCCAGGCGGCGCAGAACATGGTCATTCGAAGTTGCTGCAATGATTGGCGCTTTCGGACGGTATTTGGAGATCATACGTGCTGTATGGCCGCTTTCAGTCGGCGTGATGATTGCATTTACTTCAAGATTCAAAGCTGTATGTGCAACCGATTGTCCAATAGCATCAGTAATATTGTGCTCCGTGTCCTTGCTGCGAGCTGATAAAAGTTCTTTATGATCAAGTGCTTGTTCCGCACGTGATGCGATATTATGCATTGTCTGTACAGCTTCAACAGGATATTGACCAGCAGCTGTTTCGCCTGAAAGCATGATGGCATCTGTACCGTCAAAGATCGCATTCGCTACGTCACTTGCTTCCGCGCGGGTAGGACGAGGGTTGCGCTGCATGGAATCAAGCATCTGAGTTGCCGTGATAACAGGCTTGCCAAGTGTATTGCACTTTTTGATCAGATCTTTTTGCACAAGTGGCACTTCTTCAGCCGGGATTTCAACACCAAGGTCTCCACGGGCAACCATCAGGCCATCAGAAACTTCAAGTATTTCATTGATGTTGTCGACGCCTTCCTGGTTTTCAATTTTAGGGATGATTTGAATGTTAGATCCGTTGTTTTCTTCAAGAAGTTGACGGATTTCCAATACGTCTGACGCACGGCGTACAAAAGATGCTGCGATAAAATCAACGCCCTGCTCGATACCGAAGAGGATATCCTTTGCGTCTTTTTCGGTGATTCCTGGCAAGTTGACAGATACACCTGGAACGTTGACGCCTTTTTTATTCTTAAGCGTTCCGCTGTTTAGAACCCTAGTTTTGATTTCATTGCTAGACTTGTCGATGCTGATGACTTCGAGCCCGATCAAACCATCATCTAGGAGGATTTTCGCCCCTGGATGTACATCATCAATCAACTGGTCATAAGTTACAGAAAACTTTTCTGCAGTCCCTAGAACCTCTGTCATCGAAACGATGCACTCCTGGCCAGTTGTCAGCTCGATTGCTCCGTTTTCCATATCATTCGTACGGATTTCAGGGCCTTTTGTATCAAGAAGAATACCAACATTCTTCCCTGTTTTAGATGCA
The window above is part of the Mesobacillus jeotgali genome. Proteins encoded here:
- the pyk gene encoding pyruvate kinase produces the protein MRKTKIVCTIGPASESVDKLVQLIEAGMNVSRLNFSHGNHEEHAARIKNIREAASKTGKNVGILLDTKGPEIRTNDMENGAIELTTGQECIVSMTEVLGTAEKFSVTYDQLIDDVHPGAKILLDDGLIGLEVISIDKSSNEIKTRVLNSGTLKNKKGVNVPGVSVNLPGITEKDAKDILFGIEQGVDFIAASFVRRASDVLEIRQLLEENNGSNIQIIPKIENQEGVDNINEILEVSDGLMVARGDLGVEIPAEEVPLVQKDLIKKCNTLGKPVITATQMLDSMQRNPRPTRAEASDVANAIFDGTDAIMLSGETAAGQYPVEAVQTMHNIASRAEQALDHKELLSARSKDTEHNITDAIGQSVAHTALNLEVNAIITPTESGHTARMISKYRPKAPIIAATSNDHVLRRLALVWGVYPQLGQKAETTDEMLAVAVEESVNSGLVSHGDLVVITAGVPVGEAGTTNLMKIHVVGDILAKAQGIGRKSAYGRVVVAKDAQEAISKVKQGSILVTIGSDREMVPALEKCSALITQEGGLTSHAAVVGLNLGIPVIVGVENAMQLFEDGQEITVDSARGVIYKGHASVL